Proteins from a single region of Pseudarthrobacter sp. NIBRBAC000502772:
- a CDS encoding LacI family DNA-binding transcriptional regulator: protein MAPRITLEDVSKAAGVSRSTASLVVRGSSRIPESTAVKVREAMNELGYVYNRQAANLRQSRSMTIGLIVTEIINPYFAELAMAVDQIAHDAGYTIFIGYSRDHADRQLEIISSMIERQVDGILLLPAPDTDPEALSKHLNAANVPVVLLARRFAGFDYVGSDNVKGATILGDHLSALGCRSVAFLGGLTASSLAEREQGLRASLEPKGCEVWSMDEFRSPITPEGGAAAVVRLFDQGKLPDAIIAYNDAVAQGVYDEMRRRGLEPGRDLAVASFDDTRIAVSQVPPMTSVAGFPQQIGAKGMEMLMTRLADGNADIPTQLTLIQPQLKIRSSTATWRPRR, encoded by the coding sequence ATGGCCCCGCGCATCACCCTCGAAGACGTGAGCAAGGCCGCCGGCGTCTCACGTTCGACCGCTTCCCTCGTCGTTCGCGGCAGCTCCCGCATCCCGGAGTCCACAGCGGTCAAGGTACGCGAAGCCATGAACGAGCTGGGCTACGTGTACAACCGGCAGGCCGCCAACCTGCGCCAGAGCCGCTCCATGACCATCGGGCTCATCGTCACGGAAATCATCAACCCCTACTTCGCCGAGCTGGCAATGGCGGTCGACCAGATAGCCCACGACGCCGGCTACACCATCTTCATCGGTTACAGCCGCGACCATGCCGACCGGCAGCTGGAAATCATCTCCTCCATGATCGAACGCCAGGTCGACGGGATCCTCCTGCTCCCGGCGCCCGACACTGACCCGGAGGCACTCTCCAAGCACCTCAATGCCGCCAACGTCCCGGTTGTGCTGCTCGCCCGCCGATTCGCCGGCTTCGACTACGTGGGCAGCGACAACGTCAAGGGGGCAACCATCCTCGGAGACCACCTCTCGGCTTTGGGCTGCAGAAGCGTGGCGTTCCTCGGTGGCCTGACCGCCAGCTCCCTCGCCGAACGGGAGCAAGGCCTGAGAGCGTCACTTGAACCCAAAGGCTGCGAAGTGTGGAGCATGGACGAATTCCGCAGCCCCATCACACCCGAAGGGGGTGCGGCCGCCGTCGTTCGGCTCTTCGACCAAGGCAAGCTCCCGGATGCGATCATCGCCTACAACGACGCCGTCGCCCAGGGCGTTTACGACGAAATGCGCCGCCGGGGCCTGGAACCCGGCCGCGACCTGGCAGTGGCATCATTCGATGACACCCGCATCGCTGTAAGCCAAGTACCTCCCATGACGTCCGTCGCCGGATTCCCCCAGCAGATCGGGGCAAAGGGCATGGAGATGCTCATGACCCGCCTCGCTGACGGAAACGCTGACATACCCACACAACTGACCCTCATCCAACCCCAACTCAAAATCCGGTCCTCGACAGCGACCTGGCGTCCCCGACGCTGA
- a CDS encoding glycoside hydrolase family 88 protein — MPAGFRESADKAWKTASAKLVGLITNHPDRFPLYTEEGKWVVDGEAWTNWCEGFLGGQLWMLSDRADEADRARFRSAAEHYSELIEERKSDNTVHDLGFLFWSTYRRWFEATGDTTKRDVVIEAGRTTASRYREAGQYMPSFRQPDSLFIDIMMNIHMALYAAQQTGDQDMARKAVDHCLTTRRFLMRGDGSASHEGMFDLETGAFLKQTTQQGFSDDGSWARGQAWALYGFGTVYRFTGDLRFLETAIAAADFYIERTGDRFVPPNDWAEPNPVRPYETSAAAAAAGGFWQLAGLVQDRAKARVYADYAVDILRRLTEDDFLASPGEEWEGVLKHGSYHEGKDLGVDESVMWGDYWFLDAVDQIQQFDETQRSR, encoded by the coding sequence GTGCCGGCAGGATTCCGGGAGTCCGCCGACAAGGCGTGGAAAACCGCCTCCGCGAAACTCGTTGGGCTGATCACCAACCACCCGGACCGCTTCCCGCTCTACACCGAAGAAGGTAAATGGGTGGTCGACGGCGAAGCCTGGACCAACTGGTGCGAAGGCTTCCTCGGCGGTCAGCTGTGGATGCTCTCAGACCGGGCCGACGAGGCCGACCGTGCCCGCTTCCGCAGCGCGGCCGAGCATTACTCCGAGCTCATCGAAGAACGAAAAAGCGACAACACCGTCCACGACCTGGGATTCCTCTTCTGGTCCACCTACCGGCGCTGGTTCGAAGCGACTGGCGACACCACCAAACGCGACGTCGTCATCGAAGCCGGACGCACCACGGCAAGCCGTTACCGCGAAGCCGGGCAGTACATGCCCAGCTTCCGCCAGCCCGACAGCCTGTTCATCGACATCATGATGAACATCCATATGGCCCTGTACGCAGCTCAACAGACCGGTGACCAGGACATGGCCCGCAAAGCCGTGGATCACTGCCTGACCACCCGCAGGTTCCTGATGCGTGGCGACGGATCCGCGTCGCACGAGGGCATGTTCGATCTGGAAACCGGAGCCTTCCTGAAGCAGACCACCCAGCAGGGCTTCTCCGACGACGGATCCTGGGCCCGCGGCCAGGCCTGGGCGCTCTACGGCTTCGGCACCGTCTACCGCTTCACCGGCGACCTGCGCTTCCTCGAAACAGCCATCGCAGCAGCCGACTTCTACATCGAGCGGACCGGCGACCGCTTCGTTCCGCCCAACGACTGGGCAGAACCCAACCCTGTCAGGCCCTACGAAACGTCCGCAGCGGCCGCGGCCGCCGGCGGATTCTGGCAGCTCGCCGGCCTTGTCCAGGACCGAGCTAAGGCCCGCGTCTACGCCGACTACGCCGTTGACATCCTGCGCCGCCTGACCGAAGACGATTTTCTCGCCAGCCCGGGCGAAGAGTGGGAAGGTGTGCTCAAGCACGGCAGCTACCACGAAGGAAAGGACCTTGGCGTGGACGAATCGGTCATGTGGGGCGACTACTGGTTCCTCGATGCCGTCGACCAGATCCAGCAGTTCGACGAAACCCAGCGGAGCCGTTGA
- a CDS encoding GMC oxidoreductase, with product MLDEHLAVHDTPNLYMYSGAAFPSCPGINPTLTIWAIVMRAAEHLAGKLGGERKDKP from the coding sequence GTGCTGGATGAACACCTCGCTGTCCACGACACCCCCAACCTGTACATGTATTCCGGCGCCGCTTTCCCCAGTTGCCCCGGCATCAACCCGACCCTGACCATCTGGGCGATCGTCATGCGCGCCGCCGAACACCTCGCCGGCAAGCTCGGCGGCGAGCGAAAGGATAAGCCATGA
- a CDS encoding GMC oxidoreductase, producing MPWPTIDETPLPDGQPPSARPEEVIRTDIAIIGSGMGGGTMAYALKDSDAKVLIIERGHRLPAEPQNSDLDEVYIKGRYKNADTWYNGRNGVPFKPGVYYWVGGNTKVYGACLPRFRASDFEATQHQDGISPAWPFSYADLEPYYTRAERLYQVRGQIGEDPTEPLHSEAYPHPSLDHEPTIQRLADSLIRQGLHPFRMPNGLDADSSAKRALCATSDGAPNQAGLKSDAEKVAVNPALAAGVELMTGTKVVRLILGPDGRTVVAALAERDGRIIRVEADKFILAAGAVNSAALLLGSATPEYPRGLANSSGLVGRNYMVHNSTFFIGINPLKVNRTLWQKTLGLNDWYEAGPTNRYPLGNLQMLGKLRASMLKMARPWAPTRVLKAMSDRSVDIYLTTEDLPRRNNGISVVDGTIHVWWEPNNLAPHGELVRRISKAVRKAGYPIIFTERMGIETNSHQCGTAVAGHDPATSVLTPDCRTHDLDNLWVVDSSFFPSSAALNPALTIAANALRVADTIIGAGNASIQGSLGKD from the coding sequence ATGCCTTGGCCAACCATTGACGAGACACCTCTTCCGGACGGGCAGCCGCCCTCTGCCCGTCCGGAGGAGGTCATCCGGACCGACATCGCGATCATCGGATCCGGCATGGGCGGCGGAACCATGGCCTACGCACTCAAGGACTCCGACGCCAAGGTCCTGATCATCGAACGAGGCCACCGGCTGCCCGCGGAACCGCAGAACTCCGACCTCGACGAGGTGTACATCAAAGGCCGCTACAAGAACGCCGACACCTGGTACAACGGCCGCAACGGAGTACCCTTCAAACCCGGCGTCTACTACTGGGTAGGCGGGAACACGAAGGTCTACGGCGCCTGCCTGCCCCGCTTCCGCGCCAGCGACTTCGAAGCGACCCAGCACCAGGACGGCATTTCGCCCGCATGGCCGTTCAGCTATGCGGACCTGGAGCCCTACTACACACGGGCCGAGAGGCTTTACCAAGTCAGGGGCCAGATCGGTGAAGACCCGACCGAACCCCTCCACTCCGAGGCCTACCCGCACCCGTCCCTGGACCACGAACCAACCATCCAGCGGCTCGCCGACTCCCTGATCCGCCAAGGACTGCACCCGTTCCGGATGCCCAACGGCCTCGACGCCGATTCCTCGGCGAAGCGGGCGCTGTGCGCGACCAGTGACGGCGCGCCGAACCAGGCAGGGCTGAAGTCCGACGCCGAGAAGGTCGCGGTTAACCCGGCGCTGGCGGCCGGGGTTGAACTCATGACAGGCACCAAGGTCGTCCGCCTGATTCTCGGGCCCGACGGCCGCACCGTCGTCGCAGCCCTGGCCGAACGGGATGGCCGGATCATCCGGGTCGAAGCTGACAAGTTCATCCTCGCCGCAGGGGCAGTGAACTCGGCCGCGTTGCTCCTGGGCTCCGCCACTCCTGAGTATCCACGTGGCCTGGCCAACTCCTCCGGGCTGGTGGGCCGGAACTACATGGTGCACAACAGCACCTTCTTCATCGGCATCAACCCGCTCAAGGTCAACCGGACGCTGTGGCAAAAGACCCTGGGCCTGAACGACTGGTACGAAGCCGGACCCACCAACCGGTACCCCCTGGGGAACCTGCAGATGCTCGGCAAGCTGCGCGCCAGCATGCTCAAGATGGCCCGGCCCTGGGCGCCGACCCGGGTCCTGAAGGCCATGTCCGACCGCAGCGTGGACATCTACCTCACCACTGAGGACCTGCCCCGGCGAAACAACGGCATCAGTGTTGTCGACGGCACTATCCACGTCTGGTGGGAGCCGAACAACCTGGCGCCCCATGGCGAACTGGTCCGCCGGATCAGCAAGGCCGTCCGGAAGGCCGGATATCCAATCATCTTCACGGAGCGCATGGGTATCGAAACCAACTCCCACCAATGCGGAACAGCCGTAGCCGGACACGATCCCGCCACAAGCGTCCTCACCCCGGACTGCCGTACGCATGACCTGGACAACCTCTGGGTCGTGGACAGCTCCTTTTTCCCTTCCTCGGCGGCACTCAACCCCGCCCTGACCATCGCAGCGAACGCCCTCCGCGTTGCGGACACCATCATCGGCGCGGGCAACGCCTCCATCCAGGGTTCGTTGGGAAAGGATTGA
- a CDS encoding SDR family oxidoreductase has protein sequence MTNPPTASTAVEARSATTDFNGRSILVTGASGGIGAATVKQLTAAGAKVIASARTLDSLAPLCDETGAQPLAFDLTSEESIRDAIEALDLWGVVNCGGFGGEIATPQDTDIDVFDQVISINARGALLVIKHAVPSMIRQGNGGAIVNVSSQASMVALHGHISYGSSKAALDNITRVSALELGKHNIRVNSVNPTVVMTDMSNFYWGRPEVGGPFLEQMPLGRWATVDDVAGPIVFLLSDAAGMITGVSLPIDGGYTSR, from the coding sequence GTGACTAACCCACCCACAGCCAGCACGGCAGTCGAAGCCCGGTCTGCAACAACCGACTTCAACGGCCGTTCCATCCTCGTCACCGGAGCCAGCGGCGGCATCGGGGCCGCCACCGTAAAGCAGCTCACCGCCGCGGGGGCCAAAGTCATCGCCAGCGCCCGGACGTTGGATTCGTTGGCCCCGCTCTGCGATGAAACCGGCGCCCAGCCGCTGGCGTTTGACCTGACCTCCGAGGAAAGCATTAGAGACGCCATCGAGGCCCTGGACCTGTGGGGCGTCGTGAACTGCGGCGGCTTCGGCGGCGAAATCGCTACACCGCAGGACACCGACATCGACGTCTTCGACCAGGTCATCAGCATCAACGCCCGCGGCGCCCTCCTGGTCATCAAACATGCGGTGCCCTCCATGATCCGCCAGGGCAACGGCGGCGCAATCGTCAACGTCTCCAGCCAGGCCAGCATGGTCGCACTTCATGGCCACATCTCCTACGGCTCCTCCAAAGCCGCCCTGGACAACATCACCCGGGTATCGGCCCTGGAACTTGGCAAGCACAACATCCGCGTCAACAGCGTCAACCCGACGGTGGTCATGACCGACATGTCCAACTTCTACTGGGGACGACCGGAAGTCGGCGGCCCGTTCCTTGAGCAGATGCCACTCGGACGATGGGCCACAGTCGACGACGTCGCCGGCCCCATTGTCTTCCTGCTCAGTGACGCCGCCGGCATGATCACCGGCGTTTCCCTCCCGATCGACGGCGGCTACACCAGCCGCTGA
- a CDS encoding NYN domain-containing protein, with protein MNEALSPSRRPGIRAAMFVDFDNVFTGLQALDPLAAKRFAEDPKHWADALSAGGSGEDARRFLIRNCYLNPVVYSKYRTYWTRAGFRVIDCPSLTQRGKSSTDINLVLDAMDALSGNVGIEEFFIASADADFTSLIQRFRAADRMTTVIAAGAVAFAYREMADHVVESHDFVAILNGSTVEPVHAVASGKQQTVPAAAKAKAKSASPAIREVLEFVRAAPGPVNGAMVAHRALTAEPSLKTDWGGWGKFGTWVSQIGQGVEYSPAQGGWVWDAKRFSSEDLPAPADLQPGIEEQVTRVTDVPALSAAQFRQMFQSMAARLREHPLNRTELSRQVRDDCVNADQPVSRNAVSFVLQGLAYVNFPLTDEATAEGLAAAWTANVEELCRVALLEFDAAEKLAVRRWASGGLLDN; from the coding sequence ATGAATGAGGCCCTCTCACCTTCCCGCAGGCCAGGCATCCGAGCTGCGATGTTTGTTGATTTCGACAACGTCTTCACCGGCCTGCAGGCACTGGATCCGCTGGCGGCGAAGCGCTTTGCCGAAGACCCGAAGCACTGGGCCGACGCGTTGTCAGCCGGCGGTTCCGGCGAGGACGCCCGCAGGTTCCTGATCCGCAACTGCTACCTGAATCCGGTGGTGTACTCGAAGTACCGGACCTACTGGACCCGCGCCGGTTTCCGCGTGATCGACTGTCCGTCGCTGACGCAGCGCGGCAAGAGCAGCACGGACATCAATCTGGTGCTCGACGCCATGGACGCGCTGTCCGGCAACGTTGGCATCGAAGAGTTCTTCATCGCCTCGGCCGATGCCGACTTCACGTCCCTGATCCAGCGGTTCCGGGCCGCTGACCGGATGACCACGGTCATCGCGGCCGGCGCCGTGGCCTTCGCGTACCGAGAGATGGCGGACCATGTGGTGGAATCCCACGACTTCGTCGCCATCCTCAACGGCTCAACGGTGGAGCCGGTTCATGCAGTGGCGTCCGGGAAGCAGCAGACTGTCCCCGCCGCAGCGAAGGCGAAGGCCAAGTCCGCCTCGCCCGCCATCCGTGAGGTCCTCGAGTTTGTCCGCGCCGCTCCGGGACCGGTAAACGGCGCGATGGTGGCCCACCGGGCGCTCACGGCAGAGCCATCCCTGAAGACGGACTGGGGCGGCTGGGGAAAGTTTGGGACATGGGTGTCCCAGATCGGCCAGGGCGTCGAATATTCCCCGGCACAAGGTGGCTGGGTCTGGGACGCGAAGCGCTTCTCGAGCGAGGACCTGCCTGCGCCCGCGGACCTGCAGCCGGGCATCGAGGAACAGGTCACCAGGGTGACGGACGTGCCGGCCCTTTCCGCAGCCCAGTTCCGGCAGATGTTCCAGTCCATGGCAGCCAGGCTTCGTGAGCATCCGCTCAACCGCACCGAACTGTCCCGGCAGGTGAGGGACGACTGCGTCAACGCGGACCAGCCGGTCTCCCGCAACGCCGTGAGCTTTGTCCTTCAGGGCCTGGCCTACGTCAATTTCCCGCTCACCGACGAGGCGACGGCGGAAGGCCTGGCCGCAGCCTGGACCGCGAACGTCGAGGAACTCTGCCGGGTGGCGCTCCTGGAGTTCGACGCCGCCGAGAAGCTCGCCGTCCGCCGCTGGGCCAGCGGCGGACTCCTGGACAACTGA
- a CDS encoding enoyl-CoA hydratase/isomerase family protein, with amino-acid sequence MSIEATPVTPATEQASERVTVEYSPDGHTATILIDRASKLNALTLSLLEDLAAAAREVTASSARLVIVRTAGEKVFCVGADINHFAGLGAAGMWRDWIATGHRAFDAIAALRQPSIAVIDGLAFGGGLELALACDFRVIASEARVALPETGLGTIPGWGGTERATELVGRARAKELILTRRQLTGDEAVTWGLATAAAPKEYLDATVARLSADILAGAPLAVQLSKQLIDAAADGAPSRILEALASGLAAATDDLTEGVAAFREKRTAHFTDN; translated from the coding sequence ATGAGCATCGAAGCCACCCCCGTCACACCGGCAACCGAACAGGCCTCCGAACGGGTGACCGTTGAGTACTCACCTGACGGGCACACGGCCACCATCCTCATCGACCGTGCATCGAAGCTGAACGCGTTGACGCTGTCCCTGCTCGAGGACCTGGCCGCTGCCGCCCGGGAGGTCACCGCCTCGTCCGCCCGCCTGGTCATCGTGCGCACCGCCGGTGAGAAAGTCTTCTGTGTCGGGGCGGACATCAACCACTTCGCTGGCCTCGGCGCGGCCGGGATGTGGCGGGACTGGATCGCCACCGGGCACCGCGCTTTCGACGCCATCGCCGCGCTGCGCCAACCCAGCATCGCCGTCATCGACGGGCTCGCGTTCGGCGGCGGGCTGGAACTCGCCCTGGCTTGCGACTTCCGCGTGATCGCCTCAGAGGCCCGTGTCGCCTTGCCCGAAACGGGGCTCGGAACGATTCCAGGATGGGGTGGCACCGAGCGTGCCACCGAGCTCGTCGGCAGGGCCCGGGCCAAAGAGCTCATCCTGACCCGGCGTCAGCTCACCGGAGACGAGGCAGTGACCTGGGGGCTGGCCACCGCCGCCGCGCCCAAGGAGTATCTGGACGCGACCGTCGCCCGCCTCAGCGCAGACATTCTCGCCGGAGCACCCCTGGCTGTACAACTGAGCAAACAGCTGATCGACGCCGCGGCCGACGGGGCACCCTCCCGGATTCTCGAAGCCCTCGCCAGCGGCCTTGCCGCCGCGACCGACGACCTCACCGAGGGCGTAGCCGCCTTCCGCGAAAAGCGCACAGCGCACTTCACGGACAACTGA
- a CDS encoding mannitol dehydrogenase family protein has product MTSLNEAALPEAAGRLPIPSYQRRAVRTGIVHFGVGGFHRSHQAMFIDRLLNLGGSQDWGICGVGVLPSDALMRDVLENQDGLYTLVLKGAEGTEEARIIGSITEYLYAPDDPAAVIRKLADPTTRIVSLSITEGGYSISDSTGEFDPRTPDILRDLIPNTVPGSAFGLITAALARRRDQGTAPFTVMSCDNIQGNGNVARKALVSFARLMDPELAGWIAETVAFPNSMVDRITPVTTDHDRAAVAEAYGFSDAWPVVAEPFEQWVLEDQFTAGRPPLEDAGVQIVDDVEPYELMKLRLLNASHQVMSYLGYLAGHTYVHEVCADPLFADFISGFMEREATPTLRPVPGIDLQAYRIELIHRFANPAIKDTLARQMVDASERIPKFVLPVVREQLELGGPIDRAALAIAAWARFLDSTDEHGEPVADDRRLSELRAAARADQREPGAFLNLTEIFGDLGQDARFAAAYRQAREALQRSGARTAVKDLTELLMPTRSTS; this is encoded by the coding sequence ATGACCTCCCTCAATGAAGCGGCCCTTCCAGAAGCGGCGGGCCGGCTACCCATCCCCTCGTATCAGCGCCGTGCGGTCCGGACCGGGATTGTCCACTTCGGCGTCGGCGGATTCCACCGATCGCACCAGGCCATGTTCATCGACCGCCTCCTGAACCTGGGCGGCTCCCAGGACTGGGGAATCTGCGGCGTCGGCGTCCTGCCCTCGGATGCCCTCATGCGCGATGTCCTCGAAAACCAGGACGGCCTGTACACACTCGTGCTGAAGGGCGCAGAAGGCACCGAAGAGGCCAGAATCATCGGTTCCATCACCGAGTACCTTTATGCCCCTGACGACCCGGCCGCGGTCATCCGCAAACTCGCAGATCCCACTACCCGCATAGTCTCCCTGTCCATTACCGAGGGCGGCTACAGCATCAGCGACAGCACAGGAGAATTTGATCCCCGAACGCCGGACATTCTCCGCGACCTGATACCGAACACCGTTCCAGGCTCCGCGTTCGGTCTGATCACCGCAGCCCTGGCACGGCGCCGTGATCAGGGCACTGCCCCGTTCACCGTCATGTCCTGCGACAACATTCAGGGGAATGGCAACGTCGCCCGCAAAGCGCTCGTGTCCTTCGCCCGGCTCATGGATCCCGAACTGGCCGGCTGGATCGCCGAGACCGTGGCCTTTCCCAACTCCATGGTCGACCGCATCACCCCAGTCACCACCGACCATGACCGGGCTGCGGTGGCCGAAGCCTACGGATTCTCAGATGCATGGCCGGTCGTTGCCGAGCCGTTTGAGCAATGGGTTCTCGAGGACCAGTTCACAGCCGGGCGTCCGCCTTTGGAAGACGCCGGTGTGCAGATCGTGGACGACGTCGAGCCTTATGAACTCATGAAACTTCGGCTGCTCAACGCGAGCCACCAGGTCATGAGCTATCTCGGATATCTCGCCGGACACACGTACGTCCATGAGGTCTGCGCCGATCCGCTGTTCGCCGATTTCATCAGCGGCTTCATGGAACGGGAGGCGACACCCACCCTGCGACCCGTGCCCGGCATCGACCTGCAGGCGTACCGGATTGAACTTATCCACCGCTTCGCCAACCCCGCCATCAAGGACACGCTCGCCCGCCAAATGGTCGACGCATCCGAGCGAATCCCCAAATTCGTGCTTCCGGTGGTGCGTGAACAGCTCGAACTCGGAGGTCCCATAGACAGGGCCGCGCTCGCGATCGCAGCCTGGGCGCGGTTCCTGGACAGCACAGACGAACATGGCGAACCGGTAGCCGACGACCGGCGCCTAAGCGAACTCCGCGCGGCTGCCCGTGCGGACCAGAGAGAGCCGGGCGCCTTCCTCAACCTGACCGAAATATTCGGCGACCTGGGCCAGGACGCCCGCTTCGCCGCCGCGTACCGGCAGGCCCGCGAAGCCCTGCAACGCTCCGGGGCGCGAACCGCCGTTAAGGACCTGACTGAACTCTTGATGCCTACAAGGAGTACTTCGTGA
- a CDS encoding ATP-binding protein, which yields MNLTEERASEAIIVCGVPASGKTTFAHDLARELHWTILDLDTVTNPLFEHMGGEFLVDVPTAQPAVRASVNDIRYTCLFDTTRENLALGNSVVVVAPFTSERTFPAAWARLVERLAIPESRVHLAWMDTPPGEVVRRMRLRGAARDLDKVKNPGRFLSPEVTQAPGVGHIRIDGRLTPRQQLEHFLSDFAVREAVH from the coding sequence ATGAACCTGACCGAAGAACGCGCATCCGAGGCGATTATCGTCTGCGGGGTGCCGGCGAGTGGCAAGACGACCTTTGCCCATGACCTGGCCCGCGAGCTCCACTGGACCATCCTCGACCTGGACACCGTCACGAACCCCTTGTTTGAGCACATGGGCGGCGAATTCCTGGTCGATGTCCCCACAGCGCAACCAGCTGTGCGTGCGAGTGTGAACGACATTCGCTACACCTGCCTCTTCGACACCACCCGGGAGAACCTCGCACTGGGCAACAGCGTGGTTGTTGTTGCCCCGTTCACGTCCGAACGCACCTTCCCGGCTGCATGGGCACGCCTCGTCGAGCGCCTCGCGATCCCTGAATCGCGGGTGCACCTCGCCTGGATGGACACCCCGCCGGGCGAGGTGGTGAGGCGCATGCGGCTCCGCGGAGCGGCACGCGACCTCGACAAGGTCAAGAATCCGGGGCGATTCCTCTCTCCGGAGGTTACGCAGGCCCCCGGCGTCGGGCATATCCGCATCGATGGCCGACTTACGCCGCGTCAACAGCTCGAGCACTTCCTGTCGGACTTCGCGGTGCGCGAGGCCGTGCACTGA
- a CDS encoding aldehyde dehydrogenase family protein, which translates to METKSYTLDDVEPTYRPMIIDGEDTQALSGARFTRLSPAHEVEVSSFPEGAREDVDRAVTAARKALDRGWRQSSGSQRSKLLLKVADLVRRDAEPLALAETLETGKPITQSRNEVAGTAELWEYAASLARNTQGEAHNALGRDTLAMVVHEPIGVVGMITPWNFPLLIISQKLPFALAAGNTAVVKPSESTSATTVMLGQLIREAGFPDGVVNIVTGDRVVGSAIAEHPGIDMISFTGSTGVGKSIASAAGRDLKKVELELGGKNPQIITPNADFTAAVDAGVFGGYFNVGQCCNSGSRLIVHRSLADEFAAAVVERAKLMRVGDPLKSDTLVGSLVNDAQLAVVERYVAEGRDAGAHLLTGGGRLETGLNGRFFQPTVFTDVTAQMSIATDEIFGPVLSVLPYDTVEEAIGIANSTSFGLSAGIWSNDINEALTAARDLRAGTVWVNRWMDGYPEVPFGGYGHSGIGRELGRQALAEFSELKTIQLQVGLRENRWVDAPDAPRR; encoded by the coding sequence ATGGAAACCAAGAGCTACACGCTCGACGACGTCGAGCCCACCTACCGGCCGATGATCATCGACGGCGAAGACACCCAGGCTTTGAGCGGCGCCAGGTTCACCCGCCTGAGCCCCGCCCACGAAGTCGAAGTCAGTTCATTCCCGGAAGGCGCCCGAGAGGACGTCGACCGTGCCGTCACCGCCGCCCGAAAAGCCCTGGACCGGGGGTGGCGCCAGTCCAGCGGGTCCCAGCGGTCCAAACTCCTATTGAAAGTCGCCGACCTCGTCCGCCGCGACGCCGAACCCCTGGCCCTGGCCGAAACCCTGGAGACAGGCAAGCCCATCACCCAGTCCCGCAATGAGGTCGCCGGCACCGCGGAACTCTGGGAATACGCGGCAAGCCTTGCCCGGAACACCCAGGGCGAGGCCCACAACGCGCTGGGCCGGGACACGCTGGCCATGGTCGTGCACGAACCCATCGGCGTCGTCGGCATGATCACGCCCTGGAACTTCCCGTTGCTGATCATCAGCCAGAAGCTTCCGTTCGCGCTGGCAGCAGGCAATACCGCCGTGGTCAAGCCCAGCGAAAGCACCTCAGCCACCACGGTGATGCTGGGACAACTGATCCGCGAAGCAGGGTTCCCGGACGGTGTGGTGAACATTGTTACCGGCGACCGCGTAGTCGGCTCGGCGATCGCCGAGCACCCCGGAATCGACATGATCAGCTTCACCGGTTCAACAGGGGTCGGCAAGAGCATCGCCTCCGCCGCGGGCCGGGACCTGAAAAAGGTCGAACTGGAGCTCGGTGGGAAAAACCCGCAGATCATCACACCCAACGCCGACTTCACGGCCGCCGTTGACGCAGGTGTATTCGGCGGATATTTCAACGTCGGTCAGTGCTGCAACTCCGGCAGCCGGCTCATCGTCCACCGTTCCCTGGCGGACGAATTCGCCGCGGCCGTCGTCGAACGCGCCAAGCTCATGCGCGTAGGAGACCCGCTGAAATCCGACACCCTGGTAGGTTCCCTTGTCAACGACGCCCAGCTCGCCGTCGTCGAACGCTACGTGGCCGAAGGCCGCGACGCCGGAGCACACCTGCTCACCGGCGGAGGCCGCCTCGAAACCGGCCTCAACGGCCGCTTCTTCCAGCCAACCGTCTTCACCGACGTCACCGCCCAGATGTCCATCGCCACCGATGAAATCTTCGGTCCCGTCCTCTCCGTGCTGCCCTACGACACCGTGGAGGAGGCCATCGGCATCGCCAACTCCACGTCGTTCGGCCTCTCCGCCGGGATCTGGAGCAACGACATCAACGAAGCCCTGACCGCCGCACGCGACCTGCGCGCCGGGACCGTCTGGGTCAACCGCTGGATGGACGGGTACCCCGAAGTACCGTTCGGCGGCTACGGACACAGCGGCATCGGCCGCGAACTCGGCCGCCAGGCGTTGGCCGAATTCAGCGAACTCAAAACCATCCAGCTCCAGGTCGGCCTCCGCGAAAACCGCTGGGTCGACGCCCCGGACGCCCCCCGCCGCTAA